Proteins encoded together in one Rossellomorea sp. y25 window:
- a CDS encoding prolyl oligopeptidase family serine peptidase: MILVDKSTIQTIPFLHLVKEEDVDKPIPVCFFIHGFTSAKEHNLHYAYYLAEKGFRVILPDCLEHGERSTGKSEHQLGEVFWKIVLHTIHELSTLKGHFEEKGLLVPNGIGVAGTSMGGIVTLGALTQYEWISSAVSLMGNPTYVKFAQAQLAQVESLGYELPFSEEEIGNMLNELAHYDLSLQPEKLGGRPLMFWHGKRDKVVPFNLTQEFYQSILPYYESQEDNLLFIEDDKADHKVSREGVLKLVEWFEKHLSA; encoded by the coding sequence ATGATTTTAGTTGATAAATCGACCATTCAAACCATTCCATTTCTTCATCTCGTGAAGGAAGAGGATGTAGATAAGCCAATACCCGTTTGCTTTTTCATTCACGGATTTACGAGTGCGAAAGAGCATAATTTACATTATGCCTATTATTTGGCTGAAAAGGGATTCAGAGTCATCCTTCCCGATTGTTTAGAGCACGGAGAACGATCTACTGGCAAATCAGAGCATCAATTAGGAGAAGTCTTCTGGAAGATCGTCTTACATACGATTCATGAATTATCGACTCTTAAAGGGCATTTCGAAGAAAAAGGATTGCTCGTACCAAATGGAATCGGGGTTGCAGGGACCTCTATGGGTGGGATTGTCACACTTGGAGCGTTAACTCAATATGAGTGGATTTCATCTGCTGTCTCGTTAATGGGAAATCCTACATATGTGAAATTTGCTCAAGCCCAGTTAGCTCAAGTCGAATCGTTAGGTTATGAATTGCCATTCAGTGAAGAAGAAATAGGAAATATGTTAAATGAACTCGCTCACTACGACTTAAGTCTTCAGCCTGAGAAACTTGGGGGCAGACCTCTTATGTTCTGGCACGGAAAACGGGACAAGGTTGTACCGTTTAACCTTACACAAGAGTTCTACCAGAGCATCCTGCCTTATTATGAATCACAGGAAGACAACCTGTTATTTATTGAAGACGATAAAGCAGATCATAAAGTATCAAGAGAAGGCGTGTTAAAGCTGGTAGAGTGGTTTGAGAAGCATTTATCAGCCTAA
- a CDS encoding Cof-type HAD-IIB family hydrolase codes for MSSQEKHLIVLDLDGTLLTDEKKISTKTREILKKARHKGHEVMIATGRPYRASELYYQQLKLTTPIVNFNGAFVHHPTDDSWGMFHEPMDLKVAKQIINACDDFKFRNIVAEVMDDVYLHYHDEKIIDVFMMGNPSISTGDIRSVLSDHPTSMLIHAEEEDVPEIRAHLDDVHAELIDHRRWAAPWHIIEIVKSGLNKAVGIERVASSLNIPQERIIAFGDEDNDLEMLEYAGTGVAMGNAIDPLKDIANEVTFSNEDDGIGRYLQKRFNL; via the coding sequence ATGAGTTCACAAGAAAAACACTTGATCGTTCTGGATTTAGACGGAACACTTTTAACAGATGAGAAGAAGATTTCAACAAAAACCCGCGAAATACTAAAAAAAGCACGCCATAAAGGGCATGAAGTTATGATTGCAACAGGCAGACCTTATCGTGCCAGTGAATTGTATTATCAACAATTAAAGCTGACAACTCCCATCGTAAACTTCAACGGCGCATTTGTGCATCATCCCACTGATGATTCATGGGGGATGTTTCATGAGCCGATGGATTTAAAGGTGGCCAAACAAATTATTAATGCATGTGACGATTTTAAATTCCGTAACATTGTTGCCGAAGTGATGGATGATGTGTATCTGCATTATCATGATGAAAAGATTATAGACGTATTCATGATGGGCAATCCCTCCATTTCAACAGGGGATATCCGCAGTGTACTATCTGATCATCCCACTTCCATGCTCATTCACGCTGAAGAAGAAGATGTACCAGAGATACGTGCACATTTAGATGATGTTCATGCAGAATTGATTGACCATCGCCGTTGGGCTGCACCGTGGCACATCATCGAAATCGTTAAATCAGGATTGAATAAAGCTGTCGGAATTGAACGAGTTGCTTCATCTTTAAATATTCCGCAAGAACGCATTATTGCATTCGGAGATGAAGATAACGATCTTGAAATGCTTGAATATGCAGGCACTGGGGTTGCCATGGGGAATGCCATTGATCCCCTTAAAGATATTGCAAATGAAGTGACATTTTCGAATGAAGACGACGGGATCGGACGCTACCTGCAAAAACGTTTTAATCTTTAA
- a CDS encoding metal-sulfur cluster assembly factor has product MDQDLKDNLMGALEQVVDPELGIDIVNLGLVYDVDLDEEGKATVTMTLTSMGCPLAGTIVDQVKTALSDIPEVKETEVDIVWNPPWSKDNMSRYAKIALGIR; this is encoded by the coding sequence ATGGATCAGGATCTTAAAGATAATTTGATGGGTGCACTTGAACAGGTTGTTGACCCTGAATTAGGAATAGACATTGTTAATTTAGGTCTGGTATATGACGTGGATCTAGATGAAGAAGGTAAAGCAACGGTCACTATGACCCTTACGTCAATGGGCTGCCCACTCGCTGGTACCATTGTCGATCAAGTGAAAACAGCTCTAAGTGACATTCCGGAAGTAAAAGAAACAGAAGTAGACATCGTCTGGAATCCACCATGGAGCAAAGACAACATGTCCCGCTATGCGAAAATTGCATTGGGAATCAGATAA
- a CDS encoding Crp/Fnr family transcriptional regulator, giving the protein MSENLEVPSEIKQLFFEKKTVKNFKKGSFLFQEGRPAHELYLIKSGRVQISKVIPDGRELSLRICSSHDVIGELTLFSKDAYYMLSAKMLENTEIYALPKEVFEEKLSNNSNLTIQWLKWIQIQNQQNQTKFRDLILHGKKGALYSTLIRMSNSYGKTVEKGILIDFPLTNQELANFCGSSREVVNRLLSELKKENVLVSEKGYITILDLNYLKDEIDCENCPVSICRID; this is encoded by the coding sequence ATGAGTGAAAATCTAGAAGTTCCTTCCGAGATTAAGCAACTATTTTTCGAGAAAAAAACGGTGAAAAATTTCAAAAAAGGATCCTTCCTGTTTCAAGAGGGAAGGCCTGCTCACGAGTTATATTTGATTAAAAGCGGTCGTGTCCAAATCAGCAAAGTGATTCCTGACGGACGGGAATTGTCTTTACGGATCTGTTCAAGTCATGATGTGATTGGTGAATTAACGTTATTCAGTAAAGATGCATACTACATGCTCAGTGCAAAAATGCTTGAGAATACGGAGATTTATGCGTTACCAAAAGAGGTCTTCGAAGAAAAACTATCCAATAACAGTAACTTGACCATCCAATGGCTAAAATGGATCCAAATTCAGAATCAACAAAACCAAACGAAGTTTCGCGATCTTATTCTTCACGGGAAAAAAGGTGCACTTTACTCAACGCTGATCCGTATGTCCAACAGTTACGGAAAAACAGTTGAAAAGGGCATTCTAATTGATTTTCCGTTAACCAACCAGGAACTCGCCAATTTCTGTGGTTCCTCCAGGGAAGTCGTGAATCGGCTGCTGAGTGAATTAAAGAAAGAAAACGTCCTTGTGTCGGAAAAAGGATATATCACGATTCTTGATTTGAACTACCTTAAAGATGAAATCGATTGTGAGAATTGTCCGGTTTCGATTTGTCGGATTGATTAA